In Chaetodon trifascialis isolate fChaTrf1 chromosome 4, fChaTrf1.hap1, whole genome shotgun sequence, one DNA window encodes the following:
- the enc3 gene encoding ectodermal-neural cortex 3, producing the protein MSVSNHENRKSRSSSGSMNIQLFHKTSHADSLLTQLNLLRKRKAFTDVVLKAGNRSFPCHRAVLASCSRYFEAMFSGGLRESRDADVNFHDSLHPEVLELLLDYAYSARIIINEENAESLLEAGDMLQFHDIRDAAAEFLEKNLHQSNCLGMMLLSDAHQCQRLYELSWRMCLANFATLFKTEDFLSLPRDKVQELILSEELEVEDESLVYEAVIDWVKADMERRHSELPELLRCVRLALLPETYLLKNVASEELVMCHKVGREIVEDAVRCKMRILQNDGIVTGFCARPRKVSQALLLLGGQTFMCDKVYMIDNKTKEITPKTDIPSPRKECSACAIGCKVYVTGGRGSENGASKDVWVYDTLHDEWSKAAPMLVARFGHGSAELDHILYVVGGHTSLAGSFPASPSVSLKQVEQYDPQTNKWTLVAPLREGVSNAAVVGAKNKLFAFGGTSVNRDKYPKVQCFDPCQNRWSVPAACPQLWRYTAAAVVGNHVVVIGGDTEFSASSAYRFNSETYQWSKFGDVTAKRISCHAVASGNRLYVVGGYFGAQRCKTLDCYDPSSDSWDSVTSVPYSLIPTAFVSTWKYLSA; encoded by the exons ATGTCTGTCAGTAACCACGAAAACAGAAAGTCTCGCTCCAGCTCTGGCTCCATGAATATCCAGCTCTTCCACAAAACATCTCACGCGGACAGCCTGTTGACTCAGCTCAACCTGTTACGCAAACGAAAAGCCTTCACAGATGTTGTCCTGAAGGCTGGAAACCGATCCTTCCCCTGCCACCGGGCCGTCTTGGCCTCCTGTAGCCGATACTTTGAGGCCATGTTCAGCGGCGGGCTCAGGGAGAGTCGGGACGCTGACGTCAACTTCCACGACTCTCTCCACCCGGAGGTGCTGGAGCTCCTGCTTGACTACGCCTACTCGGCCCGAATCATCATCAACGAGGAAAACGCAGAGTCGCTCCTGGAGGCCGGCGACATGCTTCAGTTTCACGACATCCGGGACGCAGCGGCGGAGTTTCTAGAAAAGAACCTCCACCAGTCGAACTGTCTGGggatgatgctgctgtcagacgCCCACCAGTGCCAGAGGCTGTACGAGCTGTCGTGGAGGATGTGCCTGGCAAACTTTGCCACTCTCTTCAAGACGGAGGACTTCCTCAGCCTGCCCAGAGACAAAGTCCAGGAGCTGATCCTCAGCGAGGAACTGGAGGTGGAGGACGAGAGCCTGGTGTACGAGGCTGTTATCGACTGGGTCAAGGCCGACATGGAGCGCAGGCACAGCGAGCTGCCCGAGCTGCTGCGCTGCGTCCGCCTGGCGCTGCTGCCTGAAACGTACCTGCTGAAGAACGTTGCTTCGGAGGAGCTGGTGATGTGCCACAAAGTGGGCCGGGAGATTGTTGAGGACGCTGTACGGTGCAAAATGAGGATCCTCCAGAATGACGGTATTGTCACCGGGTTCTGTGCCCGGCCCAGGAAGGTTAGCcaggccctgctgctgctgggggggCAGACTTTCATGTGTGATAAAGTCTACATGATCGACAACAAGACCAAGGAGATCACCCCCAAAACAGACATCCCCAGCCCCAGGAAAGAGTGCAGCGCCTGTGCTATTGGTTGCAAG GTTTACGTTACTGGAGGGCGTGGATCTGAAAACGGGGCTTCCAAAGACGTCTGGGTCTACGACACATTACACGATGAGTGGTCCAAAGCTGCACCTATGTTGGTGGCCAGATTCGGACACGGCTCTGCGGAGCTCgaccacatactgtatgtcgTGGGAGGACACACTTCCCTTGCGGGATCCTTCCCCGCATCTCCATCTGTGTCTCTCAAACAGGTGGAACAGTACGACCCTCAGACCAATAAATGGACGCTGGTGGCTCCGCTCAGAGAAGGGGTGAGCAACGCTGCTGTCGTCGGTGCCAAAAACAAACTCTTTGCCTTCGGGGGCACCAGTGTAAACAGAGACAAGTACCCCAAGGTGCAGTGCTTTGACCCCTGCCAAAACCGGTGGTCTGTGCCGGCCGCCTGTCCGCAGCTGTGGCGCTACACTGCTGCGGCCGTGGTCGGCAACCATGTCGTGGTGATCGGAGGCGACACTGAATTCTCAGCCAGCTCTGCTTACCGGTTCAACAGCGAGACGTACCAGTGGTCGAAGTTTGGCGACGTGACAGCCAAACGGATCAGCTGCCACGCGGTGGCGTCGGGAAACAGACTGTATGTGGTCGGAGGGTACTTTGGGGCTCAGAGGTGTAAGACGCTGGACTGTTACGATCCCTCATCGGACTCTTGGGACAGTGTGACCAGTGTGCCCTACTCGCTCATTCCCACTGCCTTCGTCAGCACATGGAAGTACCTCTCAGCATAG